From one Streptomyces mobaraensis genomic stretch:
- a CDS encoding CaiB/BaiF CoA transferase family protein, with protein MESAGKTDAPGGPLAGVRVIDLSTVVMGPYAAQILGDLGADVVKIESPHDTVRIGTLHRTPGMTPLNLNVNRNKRSVRLDLKDEGERARALDLIGTADILITNMRVRALRRLGMDHDSLAAVNPRLVHVHAQGFRSGSDRAGLAAYDETVQAASGLVDLAQRAGDVGAPVVLPSIFGDKVAALTIVYAALAALVHQRATGRGQRVEVPMVDALLAFNLVEHLQGRTFEPPAGPTGFPLSMNKGHRARPTKDGLAMVMPYSPENFRDLFVAAGLPELAEDPRVNGEFIDSTRDGEDLAELLESVTPRLTTAQWAEVCARHNIPFGPVLRLDEAADDPYVRDGHLLDVAEHPTEGAYRVIGIPLVFSATPASVRRHAPLPGQHTDEVLDELAHGKAGR; from the coding sequence ATGGAATCCGCTGGAAAAACCGACGCACCGGGCGGCCCGCTCGCCGGGGTGCGCGTCATCGACCTGTCCACGGTGGTCATGGGCCCTTACGCGGCCCAGATCCTCGGCGACCTCGGCGCCGATGTCGTCAAGATCGAGTCGCCGCACGACACCGTGCGGATCGGCACCCTGCACCGCACGCCCGGCATGACCCCGTTGAACCTCAACGTGAACCGCAACAAGCGCAGCGTGCGGCTCGACCTCAAGGACGAGGGTGAACGCGCCAGGGCACTGGACCTGATCGGCACCGCCGACATCCTGATCACCAACATGCGGGTGCGCGCCCTACGCCGCCTGGGCATGGACCACGACAGCCTCGCCGCGGTCAACCCCCGCCTCGTTCACGTCCACGCGCAGGGGTTCCGTTCCGGCTCCGACCGGGCCGGGCTGGCCGCGTACGACGAGACGGTGCAGGCCGCCTCCGGGCTCGTCGACCTCGCGCAGCGCGCGGGTGATGTGGGGGCGCCGGTGGTGCTGCCGAGCATCTTCGGCGACAAGGTGGCGGCGCTGACGATCGTGTACGCGGCGCTCGCCGCCCTCGTGCACCAGCGCGCGACCGGCCGCGGGCAGCGCGTCGAAGTGCCCATGGTGGACGCGCTGCTGGCGTTCAACCTGGTCGAGCACCTGCAGGGCCGGACCTTCGAGCCGCCGGCGGGCCCGACCGGATTCCCGCTGTCCATGAACAAGGGGCACCGGGCGCGTCCGACCAAGGACGGCCTGGCGATGGTCATGCCGTACAGCCCGGAGAACTTCCGTGACCTGTTCGTCGCCGCGGGCCTCCCCGAACTCGCCGAGGACCCGCGCGTCAACGGGGAGTTCATCGACTCCACGCGGGACGGCGAGGACCTGGCCGAGCTGCTGGAGTCGGTGACGCCCCGGCTGACCACCGCGCAGTGGGCGGAGGTCTGCGCCCGGCACAACATCCCGTTCGGCCCCGTGCTGCGCCTCGACGAGGCCGCCGACGACCCGTACGTGCGGGACGGCCACCTGCTCGACGTCGCCGAGCATCCCACCGAGGGCGCCTACCGGGTGATCGGCATACCGCTGGTGTTCTCGGCCACCCCGGCCTCGGTGCGCCGGCACGCCCCGCTGCCCGGCCAGCACACCGACGAGGTGCTCGACGAGCTCGCCCACGGGAAGGCGGGACGGTGA
- a CDS encoding crotonase/enoyl-CoA hydratase family protein, giving the protein MSDSTSDSTRTGAPESVRTRTVGGALVVTIDRPRARNAVDAGVARGIAAAVDRLESEPGLRAGVLTGAGGTFCAGMDLKAAARGEEVTVPGKGFAGLVEAATSKPLIAAVEGHALGGGFELALACDLVVAAEGASFALPEVRRGLIPGGGGAVRLPKRVPHHLAMELLLTGRTVTAARARELGVVNRVTPDGRALSAALELAEEIAANAPLALAAVKRTVRRADGVPEREAFAAQAAETGALLRSADFAEGVRAFAEKRAPEWSGR; this is encoded by the coding sequence GTGAGCGACAGCACGAGCGACAGCACGCGTACCGGGGCACCGGAGTCCGTCCGTACCCGCACCGTCGGCGGCGCCCTCGTCGTCACCATCGACCGGCCGCGGGCCCGCAACGCCGTGGACGCCGGGGTCGCGCGGGGCATCGCCGCCGCCGTGGACCGCCTGGAGTCCGAACCCGGGCTGCGGGCGGGCGTCCTCACCGGTGCGGGCGGCACCTTCTGCGCGGGCATGGACCTCAAGGCCGCCGCCCGCGGGGAGGAGGTGACCGTGCCCGGCAAGGGCTTCGCCGGGCTCGTCGAGGCGGCCACGTCCAAGCCGCTGATCGCGGCCGTCGAGGGCCACGCGCTGGGCGGCGGCTTCGAACTCGCCCTCGCCTGCGACCTGGTGGTCGCCGCCGAAGGGGCCTCCTTCGCGCTCCCCGAGGTCAGGCGCGGACTGATCCCCGGGGGCGGCGGGGCCGTCCGGCTTCCCAAGCGCGTCCCCCACCACCTGGCGATGGAGCTCCTCCTGACCGGTCGTACGGTGACCGCCGCCCGCGCCCGTGAACTCGGCGTCGTCAACCGCGTCACCCCGGACGGCCGGGCGCTGTCCGCCGCCCTGGAACTCGCCGAGGAGATCGCCGCCAACGCGCCGCTGGCCCTGGCCGCGGTGAAGCGGACCGTCCGGCGGGCGGACGGCGTCCCGGAGCGGGAGGCGTTCGCCGCGCAGGCCGCCGAGACCGGCGCGCTGCTGCGCTCGGCCGACTTCGCCGAAGGGGTGCGCGCCTTCGCCGAGAAGCGCGCGCCGGAGTGGAGCGGACGGTGA
- a CDS encoding acetoacetate decarboxylase, whose protein sequence is MNREEVLRTLDTPVTAPAYAPAAVRFTDRAYLSVVYRTDPDALRAVVPEPLRVDPDEPLVRFEVMKMGDVTSYGPYVEAGQAIAVRFGAERGEYLHAMYLDSFAATAAGREVGAYPKAMGRPALYAEQAALVGTLDYGSVRVATATMGYKHRPLDPEAARELIAVPTYMLKVVPGYDGTPRVCELVRTRITDLTVKEAYTGPARLQLFAHVLAPLADLPVLGIVSASHVVTDLTLAPAVPVHDYLTEEAPS, encoded by the coding sequence GTGAACCGCGAGGAGGTCCTGCGCACCCTCGACACGCCCGTCACGGCGCCCGCGTACGCCCCCGCCGCCGTCCGCTTCACCGACCGCGCGTACCTGAGCGTCGTCTACCGCACCGACCCGGACGCGCTGCGGGCGGTGGTGCCCGAGCCGCTGCGCGTCGACCCCGACGAACCGCTGGTGCGGTTCGAGGTGATGAAGATGGGCGACGTCACGTCCTACGGCCCGTACGTCGAGGCGGGGCAGGCGATCGCGGTGCGTTTCGGGGCCGAGCGCGGCGAGTACCTGCACGCCATGTACCTGGACAGTTTCGCGGCCACGGCCGCGGGCCGCGAGGTGGGCGCCTATCCCAAGGCGATGGGCAGGCCCGCGCTGTACGCCGAACAGGCCGCGCTGGTCGGCACGCTGGACTACGGCAGCGTACGGGTGGCCACCGCCACGATGGGCTACAAGCACCGCCCGCTCGACCCGGAGGCCGCCCGCGAGCTGATCGCCGTGCCCACGTACATGCTCAAGGTCGTCCCGGGCTACGACGGGACCCCGCGCGTCTGCGAGCTCGTCCGGACCCGGATCACCGACCTGACGGTCAAGGAGGCCTACACCGGGCCCGCGCGGCTCCAGCTGTTCGCGCACGTCCTGGCGCCGCTGGCGGATCTGCCCGTGCTCGGGATCGTCTCGGCCAGTCACGTCGTCACGGATCTCACCCTGGCCCCGGCCGTCCCCGTCCACGACTACCTCACCGAGGAGGCCCCCTCATGA
- a CDS encoding 3-hydroxyacyl-CoA dehydrogenase NAD-binding domain-containing protein, translated as MTPPHDTRPPGTAAVVGAGTIGLAWAALFAAYGWEVTVTDPREDLDAAVDEALPMLAAGLPGGDAAGLRGRIRTTHEPAEAVAGARLVQENGPEDLEFKRRLFADVAPHAPADALLATSSSGIVATDIAERLPDAVAARLLVAHPFNPPHVVPLVEIVPGERTAEETVAEAVALYRSLGRTPVRLRAELPGFAANRLQSAVLQEAFHLVLSGVLDAAELDTVMKTSLGGRYAAVGPFESFHLGGGPGGIRHMMRHLGPGLAEGWRRLGHPELDDDAVATLVGQTEAAYGSGPEAYRRRAALRDRKQLALNEALRRAEQG; from the coding sequence ATGACACCCCCTCATGACACCCGCCCGCCGGGCACCGCCGCCGTCGTCGGCGCCGGCACCATCGGCCTCGCCTGGGCGGCGCTGTTCGCCGCGTACGGCTGGGAGGTGACCGTCACCGACCCGCGCGAGGACCTGGACGCGGCCGTGGACGAGGCGCTGCCGATGCTCGCCGCCGGGCTCCCCGGCGGCGACGCGGCCGGCCTGCGCGGCCGCATCCGTACCACGCACGAGCCGGCCGAGGCCGTGGCCGGCGCGCGGCTGGTGCAGGAGAACGGGCCGGAGGACCTGGAGTTCAAGCGGCGGCTGTTCGCCGACGTCGCCCCCCACGCCCCGGCCGACGCGCTGCTGGCCACCTCCAGCTCCGGCATCGTCGCCACCGATATCGCCGAGCGGCTGCCGGACGCCGTCGCGGCGCGGCTGCTCGTCGCCCACCCCTTCAACCCGCCGCACGTCGTCCCGCTCGTGGAGATCGTGCCAGGCGAGCGCACCGCTGAGGAGACCGTGGCGGAGGCCGTCGCCCTCTACCGGTCGCTGGGCAGGACACCGGTGCGGCTGCGCGCGGAACTTCCCGGGTTCGCGGCCAACCGGCTGCAGAGCGCCGTGCTCCAGGAGGCGTTCCACCTCGTCCTGAGCGGGGTCCTCGACGCCGCCGAGCTCGACACCGTCATGAAGACCTCGCTGGGCGGCCGGTACGCCGCCGTCGGCCCGTTCGAGAGCTTCCACCTCGGGGGCGGCCCCGGCGGCATCCGGCACATGATGCGGCACCTGGGCCCGGGCCTGGCCGAGGGCTGGCGGCGGCTCGGCCACCCGGAGCTGGACGACGACGCCGTCGCCACGCTCGTCGGCCAGACGGAGGCCGCGTACGGGAGCGGTCCCGAGGCGTACCGGCGGCGCGCCGCGCTGCGCGACCGCAAGCAGCTCGCGCTGAACGAGGCGCTGCGCCGGGCCGAACAGGGCTGA
- a CDS encoding acyl-CoA dehydrogenase family protein — MPKPADPTPDFFGYADLLGAADRAELAAIRDHLEKEIKPLADAAWARAEFPFEAVEKIAAINPAGYTYPEFGDGRDRGALFSGFLTLELNRIDPSLGVFCGVHTGLAMGSIHGGGSDEQRERWLPDMAAMRTIGAFALTEPEGGSDVAGGMRTTARREGDTWVLDGAKRWIGNGTFADLVVVWARDTADGNVKGFVVPKDTPGFTATKIEGKIALRTVQNADITLDGVRVPEADRLQRVDGFRDTAAILARTRGGVAWQALAVAVRAYELARAYAVDRTQFGRPIGAFQLVQDLLVKMLGNVTAMFGMTVRLAQLTEAGRGTAEQAALAKAFTTSRMRECVAWARELFGGNGIVLEYEIAKFFADAEALYSFEGTREMNTLIVGKAVTGHSAFV, encoded by the coding sequence ATGCCCAAGCCCGCCGACCCCACCCCGGACTTCTTCGGCTACGCCGACCTGCTCGGCGCCGCCGACCGGGCCGAACTGGCCGCCATCCGCGACCATCTGGAAAAGGAGATCAAACCGCTGGCCGACGCCGCCTGGGCACGGGCGGAGTTCCCCTTCGAGGCGGTCGAGAAGATCGCCGCGATCAACCCGGCCGGTTACACCTACCCGGAGTTCGGCGACGGCCGTGACCGCGGCGCGCTGTTCTCCGGCTTCCTCACCCTGGAGCTCAACCGGATCGACCCGTCGCTCGGCGTGTTCTGCGGCGTCCACACCGGACTGGCGATGGGCAGCATCCACGGCGGCGGCAGCGACGAGCAGCGCGAGCGCTGGCTGCCGGACATGGCCGCGATGCGGACGATCGGCGCCTTCGCCCTGACCGAGCCCGAGGGCGGCTCGGACGTGGCGGGCGGCATGCGCACCACGGCCCGGCGCGAGGGCGACACCTGGGTCCTCGACGGCGCCAAACGGTGGATCGGCAACGGCACGTTCGCCGACCTCGTGGTGGTCTGGGCACGCGACACGGCCGACGGCAACGTGAAGGGGTTCGTGGTGCCGAAGGACACCCCCGGCTTCACCGCCACCAAGATCGAGGGGAAGATCGCGCTCCGCACCGTGCAGAACGCCGACATCACCCTCGACGGGGTGCGGGTCCCGGAGGCCGACCGCCTCCAGCGGGTCGACGGCTTCCGCGACACCGCCGCCATCCTGGCCCGCACCCGGGGCGGGGTGGCCTGGCAGGCGCTGGCGGTCGCGGTGCGCGCCTACGAACTCGCCCGCGCCTACGCCGTGGACCGTACGCAGTTCGGCCGGCCCATCGGCGCCTTCCAGCTGGTCCAGGATCTGCTGGTGAAGATGCTCGGCAACGTGACCGCCATGTTCGGCATGACCGTCCGCCTCGCCCAGCTGACCGAGGCCGGCCGGGGCACCGCCGAACAGGCCGCCCTCGCCAAGGCGTTCACCACATCCCGGATGCGCGAGTGCGTCGCCTGGGCCCGCGAGCTCTTCGGCGGCAACGGCATCGTCCTCGAGTACGAGATCGCGAAGTTCTTCGCCGACGCCGAGGCCCTGTACTCGTTCGAGGGGACCCGCGAGATGAACACCCTCATCGTCGGCAAGGCCGTCACCGGGCACAGCGCCTTCGTGTGA
- a CDS encoding hydroxysqualene dehydroxylase, with product MVEQGTRSTKSVEAGVERPGAARRTFVGGLTAAAAAAALGGTAGAANASSPSPRTGPAGRSGGRRGAAGRTVAVLGGGVAGLTAAHELAERGYRVTVYERKDALGGKARSMDVPGSARGGRRPLPGEHGFRFIPGIYHNLPDTLRRIPFPGNRNGCHDNLVSPGEMLIARTGKEDIRLPFAHPGTPPPVLTPDELRRALTALLETFTGVPPREIAYFAGRLLVWFTSCERRRHTEWERTPWWEFTRAARMSPDYQRLLCIGLTRNIVATKAEVASAKTVATCAEAFVFNVLGRGADGPPDRLLNAPTNEAWIDPWVTHLRSLGVEFHTGWEVRDLRLAGGRIAEAVIADAVIPHAGSEHRSVTADHFVSALPVEHARTTWNAAVRAADPRLARCDALRTDWMTGIQFYLTEPTPVIQGHVNHIDSPWSITSVAQAQFWAGRDVRRDYGDGTVADCLSCDVSEWDKPGILYGRPAKRCTREEVAREVWAQLKASLNDTGRTVLRDSALHSWFLDPAVRLGGPNAEATNDEQLLIHPVGTWGNRPEARTAIPNLFLAGDYVATDIDLATMEGANASARAAVNALLEEDGSAAERCVITPLYRAPELEAVKRRDEVRLRLGLPNAFDLG from the coding sequence ATGGTCGAGCAGGGCACGCGGAGTACGAAGAGTGTGGAAGCGGGCGTGGAGCGCCCGGGTGCCGCTCGCAGGACGTTCGTGGGAGGGCTCACGGCCGCCGCCGCGGCCGCCGCGCTCGGCGGGACGGCGGGGGCGGCGAACGCGTCGTCCCCGTCACCCCGGACCGGCCCCGCCGGGCGAAGCGGCGGACGCCGAGGGGCCGCCGGCCGGACGGTCGCCGTGCTCGGCGGCGGCGTCGCCGGCCTCACCGCCGCGCACGAACTCGCCGAACGCGGCTACCGCGTGACGGTGTACGAGCGCAAGGACGCGCTCGGCGGCAAGGCGCGCAGCATGGACGTGCCGGGCAGCGCGCGCGGCGGACGGAGACCCCTGCCTGGGGAGCACGGCTTCCGCTTCATCCCCGGGATCTACCACAACCTGCCCGACACGCTGCGCCGCATCCCGTTCCCCGGCAACCGCAATGGTTGCCACGACAACCTCGTCTCGCCCGGGGAGATGCTGATCGCCCGGACGGGGAAGGAGGACATCCGGCTCCCGTTCGCCCACCCCGGCACCCCGCCGCCCGTCCTCACCCCGGACGAGCTCCGGCGCGCGCTGACGGCCCTGCTGGAGACCTTCACCGGCGTCCCGCCCCGCGAGATCGCCTATTTCGCGGGGCGGTTGCTGGTGTGGTTCACGAGCTGCGAGCGTCGGCGGCACACGGAGTGGGAGCGCACGCCGTGGTGGGAGTTCACGCGCGCGGCGCGCATGTCGCCGGACTACCAGCGGCTGCTCTGCATCGGCCTGACCCGGAACATCGTCGCGACCAAGGCCGAGGTGGCGAGCGCCAAGACGGTGGCGACCTGCGCCGAGGCGTTCGTCTTCAACGTGCTCGGCCGGGGCGCGGACGGCCCGCCCGACCGGCTGCTCAACGCCCCGACCAACGAGGCGTGGATCGACCCGTGGGTGACGCACTTGAGGTCCCTGGGCGTGGAGTTCCACACGGGGTGGGAGGTACGGGACCTGCGGCTCGCCGGGGGACGGATCGCGGAGGCGGTGATCGCGGACGCGGTGATCCCGCACGCCGGAAGCGAGCACCGGTCCGTCACGGCCGACCACTTCGTCTCCGCGCTCCCCGTCGAGCACGCCCGTACCACCTGGAACGCGGCGGTCCGGGCGGCCGACCCCCGGCTCGCGCGGTGCGACGCGCTGCGGACGGACTGGATGACGGGCATCCAGTTCTACCTCACCGAGCCGACGCCGGTGATCCAGGGCCACGTCAACCACATCGACTCCCCCTGGTCGATCACCTCCGTGGCGCAGGCGCAGTTCTGGGCCGGGCGGGACGTCCGCCGGGACTACGGGGACGGCACGGTCGCCGACTGTCTGTCCTGCGACGTCTCGGAGTGGGACAAGCCCGGCATCCTCTACGGACGTCCGGCCAAGCGGTGCACCCGGGAGGAGGTCGCGCGCGAGGTGTGGGCGCAGTTGAAGGCGAGCCTGAACGACACCGGGCGGACGGTGCTCAGGGACTCGGCGCTGCACTCCTGGTTCCTGGACCCGGCGGTCCGCCTCGGCGGGCCGAACGCGGAGGCCACGAACGACGAGCAGCTCCTCATCCACCCCGTGGGCACCTGGGGCAACCGCCCGGAGGCCCGGACGGCGATCCCGAACCTCTTCCTCGCGGGCGACTACGTGGCCACGGACATCGACCTGGCGACGATGGAGGGCGCCAACGCGTCGGCGCGGGCGGCGGTCAACGCGCTGCTGGAGGAGGACGGTTCGGCGGCGGAGCGCTGCGTGATCACGCCGCTGTACCGGGCGCCGGAGCTGGAGGCGGTCAAGCGGCGGGACGAGGTGCGGCTGCGGTTGGGGCTGCCGAACGCGTTCGATCTGGGGTGA
- a CDS encoding trypsin-like serine peptidase translates to MRRHPRTTAIATGALLAACSLAVPGLGTGAAGAAPPPVTGHPATEHTAAATAEARQRAAAFWTPERMRSATPLDITTDRPASPPAPVPAGARHTTVAPTTAHSPAAVRSFPQAGGPWTGGGAVVKTSGRVFFTMQGRTASCSGDAVTSGNGSTVLTAGHCVKYQGNWHTNWTFVPGYHDGQAPYGTWAATKTLSTPQWTASEDMNNDIGAAVVGPLDGKRLTDVVGGQGLDFNGGYNKPMYSFGFPAASPYDGTKLIHCSGNTTKDFLLTKDHGLSCNMTGGSSGGPWFTSFDESTGTGLQASVNSFGYTFLPNTMFGPYFGDVAKTLYDQAQTS, encoded by the coding sequence GTGAGACGACACCCCCGCACGACCGCCATCGCCACGGGCGCCCTGCTGGCCGCCTGTTCCCTGGCCGTACCCGGCCTCGGGACCGGCGCCGCCGGTGCCGCGCCCCCGCCCGTCACCGGGCACCCGGCCACCGAGCACACGGCCGCCGCCACGGCGGAGGCGCGGCAGCGGGCCGCCGCCTTCTGGACGCCCGAGCGGATGCGCTCGGCCACCCCGCTCGACATCACCACCGACCGCCCCGCGAGCCCGCCCGCCCCGGTCCCGGCCGGCGCCCGCCACACCACCGTCGCCCCCACAACCGCCCACTCCCCGGCCGCCGTCCGCTCCTTCCCGCAGGCCGGCGGCCCCTGGACGGGCGGCGGCGCGGTGGTCAAGACGTCGGGCCGGGTGTTCTTCACCATGCAGGGCCGCACGGCGTCCTGCTCCGGCGACGCGGTCACCAGCGGCAACGGCAGCACGGTCCTCACCGCGGGGCACTGCGTGAAGTACCAGGGCAACTGGCACACCAACTGGACGTTCGTCCCCGGCTACCACGACGGCCAGGCCCCCTACGGCACCTGGGCGGCGACGAAGACGCTCTCCACCCCGCAGTGGACGGCGAGCGAGGACATGAACAACGACATCGGCGCCGCCGTCGTCGGCCCGCTCGACGGCAAGCGGCTGACGGACGTCGTCGGCGGCCAGGGCCTGGACTTCAACGGCGGCTACAACAAGCCCATGTACTCCTTCGGCTTCCCGGCCGCCTCGCCGTACGACGGCACGAAGCTCATCCACTGCAGCGGGAACACCACCAAGGACTTCCTCCTCACCAAGGACCACGGCCTCTCCTGCAACATGACCGGCGGTTCGAGCGGCGGCCCCTGGTTCACCTCGTTCGACGAGTCCACCGGCACCGGGCTGCAGGCGTCGGTGAACAGCTTCGGCTACACCTTCCTGCCCAACACGATGTTCGGACCGTACTTCGGCGACGTCGCGAAGACGCTGTACGACCAGGCGCAGACGAGCTGA
- a CDS encoding SMI1/KNR4 family protein has translation MWRQAVLDDFPEAGFREPVHEAEIAAAEKRLQRAIPAELRQLFLESDGVLGHSRVDTVWPLEQVVEQNLSFWSDDSLARLYMPFDALLFFGDNGGGDRFAFVRKPERPDVFVWDHENDSRMWVAGDLRDYLGRSLRAGGDDWYWP, from the coding sequence ATGTGGAGACAAGCGGTACTGGACGACTTTCCCGAGGCGGGATTCCGGGAGCCTGTTCACGAAGCCGAGATCGCCGCGGCCGAAAAACGCCTCCAGCGAGCGATACCCGCGGAACTCAGGCAGCTGTTCCTCGAGAGCGACGGGGTGCTCGGGCACTCCCGCGTCGACACCGTCTGGCCCTTGGAGCAGGTCGTCGAGCAGAACCTGTCCTTCTGGTCCGACGACTCCCTCGCTCGGCTGTACATGCCCTTCGACGCCCTCCTGTTCTTCGGAGACAACGGAGGTGGTGACCGGTTCGCCTTCGTGCGGAAACCCGAACGACCCGATGTCTTCGTCTGGGACCACGAGAACGACAGCCGCATGTGGGTGGCCGGCGACCTGCGGGACTACCTCGGCCGTTCGCTGCGCGCCGGCGGAGACGACTGGTACTGGCCGTAA